A section of the Streptomyces sp. NBC_00178 genome encodes:
- a CDS encoding DUF397 domain-containing protein: protein MHHVYNGMAATELRGVVWQKSRHSNSQGSCVEFAKLPGGNVAMRNSRHPDGPALVYTPAEIEALLLGVKDGEFDHLATGA, encoded by the coding sequence GTGCACCACGTGTACAACGGCATGGCGGCCACAGAGCTCCGCGGAGTCGTCTGGCAGAAGAGCAGACACAGCAACTCCCAGGGGTCCTGCGTGGAGTTCGCGAAACTGCCCGGCGGAAATGTGGCGATGCGGAACTCGCGCCACCCCGACGGGCCCGCGCTCGTCTATACGCCGGCCGAGATAGAGGCGCTGCTGCTGGGCGTCAAGGACGGGGAGTTCGACCATCTCGCGACGGGTGCCTGA
- a CDS encoding threonine/serine ThrE exporter family protein, producing MVAEQGGPEDQKPQSDEARSAFVPPAGMEQPTGPQDDDHPTSEFALPAGLQNDPSASSGSGQGSGSGPGGGSASDALSSAFVPPSGYNAQHQPPAFTPAHGIPMVRLTKEAPWQDRMRTMLRMPVFDRPAPEMVQKTDDSGPAVPRVLDLTLRIGELLLAGGEGAEDVEAAMFAVSRSYGLDRCEPTVTFTLLSISHQPSLVDDPVTASRTVRRRGTDYTRLAAVFQLIDDITTAEHVEVSLEEAYRRLAEIRRNRHPYPGWVLTAAAGVLAGSASVLVGGGFLVFVVAAAGAMLGDRLAWLCAGRGLPEFYQFTVAAMPPAAMGILLTLTHSTDIRPSAVITGGLFALLPGRALVAGVQDGLTGYYLTAGARLLEVMYFFIGIVAGVLLMLYLGVQLGAQLNPEARFVPNDRPVVQILASMALTLAFAILLQQERSTVLAVTLNGGVAWIIFGAMARTGGISPVAATAVAAGLVGLFGQLLSRYQYTSSLPYITAAIGPLLPGSATYFGLLGVAQNEVDTGLASLFTAVATALAIAIGVNLGSEISRLFMRVPGAVEGPSRRAAKRTRGF from the coding sequence GTGGTGGCGGAACAGGGCGGTCCTGAGGACCAGAAGCCCCAGTCCGACGAGGCACGCAGCGCCTTCGTCCCGCCGGCCGGTATGGAGCAGCCGACGGGCCCGCAGGACGACGACCACCCCACGTCGGAATTCGCCCTTCCGGCGGGTCTGCAGAACGATCCGTCGGCCTCGTCGGGATCAGGTCAGGGTTCCGGTTCCGGGCCGGGCGGCGGTTCGGCGTCCGACGCGCTGTCGTCCGCCTTCGTTCCGCCGAGCGGGTACAACGCGCAGCACCAGCCTCCCGCCTTCACTCCCGCGCACGGCATTCCGATGGTGCGGCTGACCAAGGAGGCCCCCTGGCAGGACCGGATGCGCACGATGCTGCGCATGCCGGTCTTCGACCGTCCGGCCCCCGAGATGGTGCAGAAGACCGACGACTCCGGTCCCGCCGTACCCCGGGTGCTCGACCTGACGCTCCGTATCGGGGAGCTGCTGCTCGCCGGTGGTGAGGGGGCGGAGGACGTCGAGGCCGCGATGTTCGCGGTGTCGCGCTCCTACGGACTCGACCGCTGCGAGCCGACGGTCACCTTCACGCTGCTGTCTATCTCGCACCAGCCGTCGCTGGTCGACGACCCGGTGACCGCGAGCCGGACGGTACGCCGACGGGGCACCGACTACACCCGGCTGGCCGCGGTGTTCCAGCTGATCGACGACATCACGACGGCGGAGCACGTCGAGGTCTCGCTGGAGGAGGCCTACCGCCGTCTCGCCGAGATCCGGCGCAACCGCCACCCCTATCCGGGGTGGGTCCTGACGGCCGCCGCCGGTGTCCTCGCCGGCTCGGCGTCGGTACTGGTCGGCGGCGGATTCCTGGTCTTCGTCGTGGCGGCGGCCGGCGCGATGCTCGGCGACCGGCTGGCCTGGCTCTGCGCGGGGCGCGGGCTGCCGGAGTTCTACCAGTTCACCGTGGCGGCCATGCCTCCGGCGGCGATGGGCATCCTGCTGACCCTCACCCATTCGACGGACATCCGGCCGTCCGCGGTGATCACCGGTGGCCTCTTCGCGCTGCTGCCGGGGCGGGCCCTCGTCGCCGGTGTGCAGGACGGACTGACCGGCTACTACCTCACCGCGGGGGCCCGGCTCCTGGAGGTCATGTACTTCTTCATCGGCATCGTGGCGGGGGTGCTGCTGATGCTCTACCTGGGTGTCCAGCTCGGCGCCCAGCTCAACCCGGAGGCACGGTTCGTGCCCAACGACCGGCCCGTGGTCCAGATCCTCGCCTCGATGGCCCTCACCCTGGCCTTCGCGATCCTGCTCCAGCAGGAACGCTCCACGGTCCTCGCCGTCACCCTCAACGGCGGCGTCGCCTGGATCATCTTCGGGGCGATGGCCCGCACCGGCGGCATCTCGCCGGTGGCGGCGACAGCGGTCGCGGCGGGTCTCGTCGGCCTCTTCGGCCAGCTGCTCTCCCGCTACCAGTACACCTCGTCGCTGCCGTACATCACCGCCGCGATCGGCCCGCTGCTGCCCGGTTCGGCGACGTACTTCGGTCTGCTGGGCGTGGCGCAGAACGAGGTGGACACCGGGCTCGCCTCGCTGTTCACCGCCGTGGCCACGGCGCTCGCCATCGCCATCGGGGTCAATCTGGGAAGTGAGATCTCCCGGCTGTTCATGCGCGTGCCGGGTGCCGTCGAGGGCCCGTCCCGCCGGGCGGCCAAGCGGACCAGGGGCTTCTGA
- a CDS encoding ATP-binding protein, which yields MLEPLRQGLPPIDPSAVAGSASCSLPARYEAVGGARKFTRTTLTSWDLGDRFDDVALVVSELVTNALRHGLPDEAAPRHQDSSVRLHLMRWTSRLVCAVRDPSEASPVAGEAPDSAESGRGLFLVESFSDCWGWHPSPLLGKDTSAAAGPRGKVVWALFRLTDHAVPAYPVPVDAFPDSL from the coding sequence ATGCTCGAGCCGTTACGGCAGGGGCTTCCACCCATCGACCCCTCGGCGGTCGCGGGATCGGCCTCCTGCTCGCTGCCGGCCCGGTACGAAGCTGTGGGCGGCGCACGGAAGTTCACCCGTACGACACTGACCTCGTGGGACCTGGGCGACCGCTTCGACGACGTCGCCCTGGTCGTGTCCGAGCTGGTCACCAACGCCCTCCGGCACGGTCTGCCGGACGAAGCGGCGCCGAGGCACCAGGACTCCTCCGTGCGTCTGCACCTCATGCGCTGGACCTCACGGCTGGTGTGCGCGGTGCGCGACCCGAGCGAGGCGAGTCCTGTCGCGGGCGAGGCACCCGATTCCGCCGAGTCCGGCCGGGGGCTGTTCCTGGTGGAGTCCTTCAGCGACTGCTGGGGCTGGCACCCCTCCCCGCTCCTCGGCAAGGACACCTCGGCCGCGGCGGGCCCGCGGGGCAAAGTGGTGTGGGCGCTGTTCCGGCTGACGGACCACGCCGTACCGGCGTACCCCGTGCCGGTGGACGCCTTCCCCGACAGTCTGTAG
- a CDS encoding PadR family transcriptional regulator has translation MSAIRLLVLGAVRQHGRAHGYQVRNDLEYWGAHEWSNAKPGSIYHALKQMAKQGLLLAHETAPSTAGGPPRTEYEVTERGTEEFFALLRSALTSYDPGVDVLSAGIGFIVELERQEAVALLRRRITAIEGWRASVTEHYTPSEGPEPLGHIGEIMNLWVHSADAGAAWTRGLIARVEAGAYTFAGEGEPFVGVLAEGQENPYATGTPDPGDLG, from the coding sequence ATGTCGGCGATCCGTCTCCTGGTCCTGGGCGCCGTGCGTCAGCACGGCCGCGCGCACGGCTACCAGGTGCGCAACGACCTGGAGTACTGGGGCGCCCACGAGTGGTCCAACGCCAAGCCGGGATCGATCTACCACGCGCTCAAGCAGATGGCGAAGCAGGGACTGCTCCTCGCCCACGAGACCGCCCCGTCCACGGCAGGCGGTCCGCCCCGCACCGAGTACGAGGTCACCGAGCGGGGCACCGAGGAGTTCTTCGCCCTGCTGAGGTCCGCCCTGACCTCCTACGACCCCGGGGTGGACGTGCTCTCGGCGGGCATCGGCTTCATCGTCGAGCTGGAGCGGCAGGAGGCGGTGGCGCTGCTGCGCCGGCGCATCACCGCCATCGAGGGCTGGCGCGCCTCGGTCACCGAGCACTACACGCCCTCCGAGGGACCCGAACCGCTCGGGCACATCGGCGAGATCATGAACCTGTGGGTCCACTCGGCCGACGCGGGCGCCGCGTGGACCCGTGGTCTCATCGCGCGGGTCGAGGCCGGTGCGTACACCTTCGCCGGGGAGGGGGAGCCCTTCGTCGGGGTGCTCGCCGAGGGGCAGGAGAACCCGTACGCGACGGGCACGCCCGACCCCGGCGACCTCGGCTGA
- a CDS encoding DinB family protein, with amino-acid sequence MVTHVPAGDPGDERGMLLAFVEAQRGAIRRSVLGLTEEQAASRPSVSDFSLSGLLKHAAETELNWLRLAQRRPNDRQRDETTWADGFRLVGDETVPGMLEFWKKVASETETFIHHEVGDMNDTFPLPPAPWYPENERCSMRWLLVHLVEEIARHAGHADILRESLDGRKALDLVAQEAGSPGRS; translated from the coding sequence ATGGTCACGCACGTTCCCGCAGGCGACCCCGGAGACGAGCGGGGCATGCTCCTCGCCTTCGTCGAGGCGCAGCGCGGCGCGATCCGCCGGTCCGTGCTCGGACTCACGGAGGAACAGGCGGCGAGCCGTCCCTCGGTCAGCGACTTCTCCCTGTCCGGGCTGCTCAAGCATGCAGCCGAGACGGAGCTGAACTGGCTGCGGTTGGCACAGCGGCGCCCCAACGACCGGCAGCGGGACGAGACCACCTGGGCCGACGGCTTCCGCCTCGTCGGCGACGAGACCGTGCCCGGGATGCTCGAGTTCTGGAAGAAGGTCGCCTCGGAGACCGAGACCTTCATCCACCACGAGGTCGGCGACATGAACGACACCTTCCCGCTGCCGCCCGCACCCTGGTACCCGGAGAACGAGCGCTGCTCCATGCGCTGGCTCCTGGTCCACCTGGTCGAGGAGATCGCCCGCCACGCGGGCCACGCCGACATCCTCCGCGAGTCGCTGGACGGCCGGAAGGCCCTCGATCTGGTCGCCCAGGAGGCGGGTTCCCCGGGCAGGAGCTGA
- a CDS encoding YbjQ family protein, producing MGIEDYGGGQTPRADVLVVTTNDVPGHQVTEVIGEVFGLTVRSRHLGSQIGAGLKSMVGGELKGLTKTLVETRNQAMERLVEQARTRGANAVLMMRFDVSEAADVGTEVCAYGTAAVINRI from the coding sequence ATGGGCATTGAGGACTACGGCGGCGGACAGACGCCGCGGGCGGACGTCCTGGTCGTCACGACGAACGACGTACCCGGCCACCAGGTGACCGAGGTCATCGGGGAGGTGTTCGGGCTCACGGTCCGCTCACGCCACCTCGGCAGCCAGATCGGCGCGGGGCTCAAGTCGATGGTCGGCGGCGAACTCAAAGGGCTGACGAAGACCCTCGTCGAGACCCGCAACCAGGCGATGGAGCGACTCGTCGAGCAGGCCAGGACCCGTGGTGCGAACGCGGTGCTGATGATGCGGTTCGACGTGAGCGAGGCGGCGGACGTGGGCACCGAGGTCTGCGCCTACGGAACGGCGGCCGTGATCAACAGGATCTGA
- a CDS encoding DedA family protein, which translates to MNTIALGPSWLDPDYLLNTFGLPGLLLIVFAESGLLIGFFLPGDSLLFTTGLLVTTGDLKYPLWLVCVLVALAAIIGDQVGYLFGRKVGPSLFKRPDSRLFKQENVEKAHEFFEKYGPKSLVLARFVPIVRTFTPIIAGVSRMNYRSFITFNIIGGVLWGVGVTLLGAALGKIAFVHEHIELILILIVLVSVVPIIIEFLRARGRSRKEAAARQQDGAGSADDGAYGDGDGGDGRHTDPFDDGRNGPHDGGPQAGAYGGRYDAGQTAPYGSGRYDAGPADPYGSGGSQYGGGQQDQYGGQGRQDPYGSGQAGQYGAPQQDPYGSGQAGQYAAPQQDQYGSGQPGPYGAPQQDPYGSGQAGQYGAPQQGQYDAPQQGQYDAPQQGQYGAPQQNPYAAGQGGQYGGAQQGQYGAPQQGPYGDGQAAPYGGGPQGQYGDAGRQYGGPDRSGPYGDGQAGPYGGQDTGRRGERPGDGQDDAARYGWQEGR; encoded by the coding sequence TTGAATACGATCGCGCTCGGCCCGAGCTGGCTGGACCCGGACTACCTGCTCAACACCTTCGGGCTACCGGGCCTCCTGCTCATCGTGTTCGCCGAGTCCGGACTGCTGATCGGGTTCTTCCTGCCCGGCGACTCCCTGCTGTTCACCACGGGCCTCCTGGTGACCACGGGCGATCTGAAGTACCCGCTGTGGCTGGTCTGCGTGCTGGTCGCGCTGGCGGCGATCATCGGCGACCAGGTCGGCTACCTCTTCGGGCGGAAGGTGGGGCCGTCGCTCTTCAAGCGCCCGGACTCCCGTCTCTTCAAGCAGGAGAACGTCGAGAAGGCGCACGAGTTCTTCGAGAAGTACGGGCCGAAGTCGCTGGTGCTGGCCCGTTTCGTCCCCATCGTCCGGACGTTCACGCCGATCATCGCCGGTGTGAGCCGGATGAACTACCGCTCGTTCATCACGTTCAACATCATCGGAGGCGTCCTCTGGGGCGTCGGCGTCACGCTGCTCGGAGCCGCTCTCGGCAAGATCGCGTTCGTCCACGAGCACATCGAACTGATCCTCATCCTGATCGTCCTGGTCTCCGTGGTGCCGATCATCATCGAGTTCCTCCGGGCGCGCGGCCGGTCCAGGAAGGAGGCCGCGGCGCGGCAGCAGGACGGCGCGGGCTCCGCGGACGACGGCGCGTACGGGGACGGCGACGGTGGGGACGGCCGGCACACCGACCCGTTCGACGACGGCCGGAACGGCCCGCACGACGGCGGCCCCCAGGCAGGCGCGTACGGCGGCCGGTACGACGCCGGGCAGACGGCCCCGTACGGCAGCGGCCGGTACGACGCGGGCCCGGCAGACCCGTACGGCAGCGGCGGCAGCCAGTACGGCGGCGGACAGCAGGACCAGTACGGCGGCCAAGGCCGGCAGGACCCGTACGGCTCGGGCCAGGCGGGTCAGTACGGCGCCCCGCAGCAGGACCCGTACGGCTCGGGTCAGGCCGGCCAGTACGCCGCCCCCCAGCAGGACCAGTACGGCTCGGGCCAGCCGGGTCCGTACGGCGCCCCGCAGCAGGACCCGTACGGCTCCGGCCAGGCGGGCCAGTACGGCGCCCCGCAGCAGGGTCAGTACGACGCTCCCCAGCAGGGTCAGTACGACGCTCCCCAGCAGGGTCAGTACGGCGCCCCGCAGCAGAACCCGTACGCCGCCGGGCAGGGCGGCCAGTACGGCGGCGCCCAGCAGGGTCAGTACGGCGCCCCTCAGCAGGGTCCGTACGGCGACGGCCAGGCAGCGCCGTACGGCGGCGGTCCCCAGGGCCAGTACGGCGACGCGGGCCGGCAGTACGGCGGCCCGGACCGGAGCGGCCCGTACGGCGACGGTCAGGCCGGTCCCTACGGCGGCCAGGACACCGGTCGTCGAGGCGAGCGCCCCGGCGACGGCCAGGACGACGCCGCCCGGTACGGCTGGCAGGAAGGCCGCTGA
- a CDS encoding helix-turn-helix domain-containing protein, producing the protein MSAGESSGSVVRRILLGSQLRRLRESRGITREAAGYSIRASESKISRMELGRVSFKARDVEDLLTLYGVTDEAERDSLLSLAREANVAGWWHSYGDVLPGWFQTYIGLEGAASLIRIYEVQFVHGLLQTEAYAHAVVARGMPGAPPAEIDRRVALRLARQKALVSERAPRFHAVLDEAALRRPYGGREVMRAQLRHLIDMSEQPNITLQVMPFSFGGHAGESGAFTMLRFPESDLSDIVYLEQLTSALYLDKPEEVAQYEKAMTRLHEDSPGAEESRDLLRGLLQLT; encoded by the coding sequence GTGTCGGCAGGCGAGTCGAGTGGTTCTGTGGTGCGGCGCATCCTGCTGGGCTCACAGCTCAGGCGCCTGCGCGAGTCGCGCGGCATCACGCGTGAGGCGGCCGGCTACTCGATCCGCGCCTCCGAATCGAAGATCAGCCGCATGGAGTTGGGACGGGTGAGCTTCAAGGCCAGGGACGTCGAGGACCTGCTCACGCTGTACGGAGTCACGGACGAGGCGGAGCGGGACTCCCTGCTCAGTCTGGCGCGTGAGGCCAACGTGGCGGGCTGGTGGCACAGTTACGGCGACGTGCTGCCCGGCTGGTTCCAGACATACATCGGTCTGGAGGGGGCGGCCTCGCTCATCCGGATCTACGAGGTGCAGTTCGTCCACGGACTGCTGCAGACCGAGGCCTACGCCCATGCCGTCGTCGCGCGCGGAATGCCCGGAGCCCCGCCGGCCGAGATCGACCGCAGGGTCGCGCTGCGACTGGCGCGCCAGAAGGCGCTCGTCTCGGAGCGTGCCCCCCGCTTCCACGCCGTGCTCGACGAGGCGGCCCTGCGCCGCCCCTACGGGGGCCGTGAAGTGATGCGTGCGCAATTGCGGCACCTGATCGACATGTCCGAGCAGCCGAACATCACTCTCCAGGTGATGCCGTTCAGTTTCGGCGGCCATGCCGGCGAGAGCGGGGCATTCACCATGCTGCGTTTTCCGGAATCCGATCTGTCGGACATCGTGTATCTGGAACAGCTGACAAGTGCCCTCTATCTGGACAAGCCCGAAGAAGTCGCCCAGTACGAAAAGGCCATGACGCGGCTCCACGAGGACAGCCCGGGTGCGGAGGAGAGCCGGGATCTTCTCCGGGGACTCCTTCAACTGACGTGA
- a CDS encoding aldehyde dehydrogenase family protein — protein MSYFSELAHQYIDGEWLTGGGAWDIIDFNPFNGEKLCSVTVATAAEVDRAYRAAERAQVEWAGASPYGRRDVLEKAARLVAERADDIAELIIDELGGTRHRAEYEVRLAQEFLHEAAGQALRPSGRLLPSLADGKENRVHRLPVGVVGVISAFDFPFLVTMKTVAPALALGNAVVVKPHQNAPIAGGALVARIFEDAGLPAGLLNVLITDSAEIGDTFIEHPVPKVIAFTGSDRVGRHIAATAAGLFKRTVLELSGNSALVVLEDADLGHAVRAAVFSRFLFQGQVGMAADRILVDRSVEAEFSALLTAEVSALEVGDPRDPGTRIGPVISEFQADALTALVDGALAEGATALVRGRTRGTLVEPTVLTGLPEGSPLLEQEIFGPVALLVPFDGEDDAVRIVNDSPYGLSGAVHTADAERGVRFARRITCGMFHVNGPTVQDDPLVALGGEKRPGMGRLNGEAAVEAFTTQQWISVQHGRTVFPF, from the coding sequence ATGTCCTACTTCAGTGAACTGGCCCACCAGTACATCGACGGCGAGTGGCTGACCGGTGGCGGTGCGTGGGACATCATTGATTTCAATCCCTTCAACGGCGAAAAGCTCTGTTCCGTCACCGTGGCGACAGCGGCGGAAGTCGACCGCGCCTACCGAGCCGCGGAACGCGCGCAAGTCGAATGGGCCGGTGCCAGTCCCTATGGGCGGCGCGACGTTCTCGAGAAAGCCGCCCGGCTCGTCGCGGAACGCGCCGACGACATAGCCGAGCTGATCATCGACGAGCTCGGCGGCACCCGTCACCGCGCCGAGTACGAGGTGCGCCTCGCGCAGGAGTTCCTGCACGAGGCGGCCGGGCAGGCGCTCCGCCCCTCCGGCCGGCTGCTGCCCTCCCTGGCGGACGGCAAGGAGAACCGCGTCCACCGGCTGCCCGTCGGGGTCGTGGGCGTGATCAGCGCCTTCGACTTCCCCTTCCTGGTGACGATGAAGACCGTGGCCCCCGCACTGGCCCTGGGGAACGCGGTCGTCGTCAAACCCCACCAGAACGCCCCGATAGCCGGGGGGGCGCTGGTCGCCCGCATCTTCGAGGACGCCGGGCTGCCCGCAGGCCTCCTCAACGTCCTCATCACCGACAGCGCCGAGATCGGCGACACGTTCATCGAGCACCCCGTGCCCAAGGTGATCGCCTTCACCGGCTCCGACCGGGTCGGCCGGCACATCGCCGCCACCGCGGCGGGGCTCTTCAAGAGGACCGTGCTCGAACTCAGCGGCAACAGCGCACTGGTCGTCCTGGAGGACGCCGACCTCGGCCACGCGGTCCGGGCAGCCGTCTTCAGCCGCTTCCTGTTCCAGGGGCAGGTGGGCATGGCCGCCGACCGCATCCTGGTCGACAGGTCCGTGGAGGCGGAGTTCTCGGCGCTTCTCACGGCCGAGGTGTCCGCCCTGGAGGTGGGCGATCCGCGCGATCCGGGCACCCGGATCGGGCCGGTCATCAGCGAGTTCCAGGCGGACGCGCTGACGGCGCTGGTCGACGGCGCTCTCGCCGAGGGGGCCACGGCTCTCGTGCGCGGCCGCACCCGCGGCACACTCGTCGAACCGACCGTGCTGACCGGACTGCCCGAGGGCTCACCGCTCCTGGAGCAGGAGATCTTCGGCCCCGTGGCCCTGCTGGTGCCGTTCGACGGCGAGGACGACGCCGTACGCATCGTCAACGACAGCCCGTACGGGCTGAGCGGCGCCGTGCACACGGCGGACGCCGAACGCGGCGTGCGGTTCGCCCGGCGCATCACCTGCGGCATGTTCCACGTCAACGGACCCACCGTGCAGGACGATCCACTCGTCGCGCTCGGGGGCGAGAAGAGGCCGGGCATGGGACGCCTGAACGGCGAGGCCGCGGTGGAGGCCTTCACCACCCAGCAGTGGATCTCGGTGCAGCACGGGCGAACAGTCTTTCCCTTCTGA
- the wrbA gene encoding NAD(P)H:quinone oxidoreductase: MPTSVNVAVVYYSSTGTISAIADALAKYAENAGAQVRLRKTAELAPQSAIDANPAWAAHATATAGVREVTPDDMVWADAVIFGTPTRYGNVAAQLKQFLDTLGGLWQAGKLADKVYSGFTASATAHGGQESTLLALYNTIHHFGGILVPPGYTDASKFADGNPYGTSHVSGQGDNPVGEQTLTAARVQAERVVKFTRAIKAGLAAEN; the protein is encoded by the coding sequence ATGCCCACGTCCGTCAACGTCGCCGTCGTGTACTACTCCTCCACCGGCACCATCTCGGCCATCGCCGACGCCCTCGCGAAGTACGCCGAGAACGCCGGCGCCCAGGTGCGGCTGCGCAAGACCGCCGAGCTCGCCCCGCAGTCAGCCATCGACGCGAACCCGGCCTGGGCGGCTCACGCGACGGCGACCGCCGGTGTCCGCGAGGTGACGCCCGACGACATGGTCTGGGCGGACGCGGTGATCTTCGGTACGCCGACGCGGTACGGCAACGTCGCCGCCCAGCTCAAGCAGTTCCTGGACACGCTGGGCGGCCTCTGGCAGGCCGGGAAGCTGGCGGACAAGGTCTACAGCGGCTTCACGGCCAGCGCCACGGCCCACGGCGGGCAGGAGTCGACCCTGCTGGCGCTCTACAACACGATCCACCACTTCGGCGGCATCCTCGTCCCGCCCGGCTACACCGACGCGTCGAAGTTCGCCGACGGCAACCCGTACGGCACCTCCCACGTGTCCGGTCAGGGCGACAACCCGGTCGGCGAGCAGACACTGACCGCCGCGCGCGTGCAGGCGGAACGCGTCGTGAAGTTCACCCGGGCCATCAAGGCCGGACTCGCGGCAGAGAACTGA
- a CDS encoding glutamate decarboxylase has product MPLHQGSHGRPAPSEEHRRLALNPFYGEADPTAQMEAAPATHQLPDGPLPPLTAYRLVHDELMLDGNSRLNLATFVTTWMEPQAGVLMGECRDKNMVDKDEYPRTAELERRCVAMLADLWNAPDPMATVGCSTTGSSEACMLAGLALKRRWAKKNSGRYPASARPNLVMGVNVQVCWEKFCTFWEVEARQVPMDGERFHLDPQAAAELCDENTIGVVGILGSTFDGSYEPIAELCAALDDLQERTGLDIPVHVDGASGAMVAPFIDKDLVWDFRLPRVSSINTSGHKYGLVYPGVGWALWRSPAELPEELVFRVNYLGGDMPTFALNFSRPGAQVVAQYYTFLRLGREGYRAVQQTSRDIAMRLAEGFESLGDFRLLTRGDELPVFAATTKPEITAYDVFDVSRRLRERGWLVPAYTFPANRQDLSVLRVVCRNGFSSDLAELLLDDLRSLLPELRAQPGPLQRDKAAQTAFHH; this is encoded by the coding sequence ATGCCACTGCACCAGGGTTCGCACGGCAGGCCGGCGCCCTCCGAGGAGCACCGCAGACTGGCCCTCAACCCGTTCTACGGGGAGGCCGATCCGACCGCGCAGATGGAGGCCGCGCCGGCGACCCACCAGCTCCCGGACGGCCCGCTGCCCCCGCTGACCGCCTACCGGCTCGTCCATGACGAGCTGATGCTCGACGGGAACTCCCGGCTCAACCTCGCCACCTTCGTCACCACCTGGATGGAACCCCAGGCCGGCGTCCTGATGGGCGAGTGCCGCGACAAGAACATGGTCGACAAGGACGAGTACCCGCGTACCGCGGAGCTGGAGCGGCGCTGCGTGGCGATGCTCGCCGACCTGTGGAACGCACCCGATCCGATGGCCACGGTGGGCTGCTCGACCACGGGCTCCAGCGAGGCCTGCATGCTGGCCGGACTGGCGCTCAAGCGGCGCTGGGCCAAGAAGAACTCCGGCCGCTATCCGGCGTCGGCCCGGCCCAACCTCGTCATGGGCGTCAACGTCCAGGTCTGCTGGGAGAAGTTCTGCACGTTCTGGGAGGTCGAGGCCCGGCAGGTGCCGATGGACGGGGAGCGGTTCCACCTGGACCCGCAGGCCGCGGCCGAACTCTGCGACGAGAACACCATCGGTGTCGTCGGGATCCTCGGCTCGACCTTCGACGGGTCCTACGAGCCGATCGCCGAACTCTGCGCCGCGCTGGACGACCTCCAGGAGCGGACGGGGCTCGACATCCCCGTGCACGTGGACGGCGCGTCCGGGGCGATGGTGGCCCCGTTCATCGACAAGGACCTGGTGTGGGACTTCCGGCTCCCCCGGGTGTCCTCGATCAACACCTCCGGTCACAAGTACGGTCTGGTCTACCCGGGCGTCGGCTGGGCGCTCTGGCGTTCACCGGCCGAGCTGCCCGAGGAACTGGTCTTCCGGGTGAACTACCTGGGCGGCGACATGCCGACCTTCGCGCTGAACTTCTCCCGGCCCGGCGCACAGGTGGTGGCGCAGTACTACACGTTCCTCAGGCTGGGCCGGGAGGGCTACCGGGCCGTCCAGCAGACGTCCCGGGACATCGCGATGCGGCTGGCGGAGGGCTTCGAGTCGCTCGGGGACTTCCGGCTCCTCACCCGCGGCGACGAGCTTCCGGTGTTCGCCGCGACGACCAAGCCGGAGATCACGGCGTACGACGTCTTCGACGTCTCACGGCGGCTGCGGGAGCGCGGCTGGCTGGTGCCCGCGTACACCTTCCCGGCCAACCGCCAGGACCTGTCCGTGCTCCGCGTCGTGTGCCGCAACGGCTTCTCGTCGGACCTCGCGGAGCTGCTGCTGGACGATCTGCGGAGCCTCCTGCCGGAACTGCGTGCCCAGCCGGGCCCGTTGCAGCGCGACAAGGCGGCGCAGACCGCCTTCCACCACTGA